A window of Candidatus Nitrospira allomarina genomic DNA:
GTGCGATTTGAGGTTGCTAGAGAATTTTCATCGCGGTTTTCACTTCCTGCATCGTCTCCTGTGCCACGTGAGAGGCGCGTTTTCGTCCTTCTTCTACCATTTCCTGCGTCTGTTCAGGATGTTGAAGGATTGTGGCCCGTGTGTCCCACATAGGTCGGTAGCGTTCCACCATGGCGTCGGCAACTTGGCGTTTGCAATCGATGCATCCAATGGCAGCGGTGCGGCAATCCTGGTCAATTTGTTTGACGACGTCGGCAGATGAATAAATTTTGTGAAAGTCAAATACCGGGCAGACATCAGGGTTGCCCTTGTCGGTCCGGCGGACGCGTGCAGGATCCGTCACCATGGTTTTGAGCTTTTGTCGCACGACCGGCTCGGTATCGGAAAGATTGATCGTATTGCCGTAACTTTTGCTCATTTTGCGTCCGTCGGTGCCCATGACTTTGGGAAACTGTGTGAGATGTTCCTTGGGTTCAGAAAATACCGGCGAATAAAGATTGTTGAACCGGCGGCCTATTTCCCGCGTGAGTTCCAAATGGGGAAGCTGATCCTTGCCGACCGGGACGAGATCGGGTTTGTATAACAGAATGTCTGCCGCCTGTAGCACTGGATAACCCAAAAATCCGTAGGTGGAAAGATCCTTTTCTTTGATCTCCACCTGCTTTTCCTTATACGTAGGATTT
This region includes:
- the trpS gene encoding tryptophan--tRNA ligase — encoded protein: MTTRVLSGMQPSGLMHLGNLLGALENWKTLQAQYECYFFVADWHAMSTNYADTGRIKEFTQELLIDWLAAGIDPERATVFVQSSIPEHAILHLLFSMIVPIPWLERNPTYKEKQVEIKEKDLSTYGFLGYPVLQAADILLYKPDLVPVGKDQLPHLELTREIGRRFNNLYSPVFSEPKEHLTQFPKVMGTDGRKMSKSYGNTINLSDTEPVVRQKLKTMVTDPARVRRTDKGNPDVCPVFDFHKIYSSADVVKQIDQDCRTAAIGCIDCKRQVADAMVERYRPMWDTRATILQHPEQTQEMVEEGRKRASHVAQETMQEVKTAMKIL